In the Pectinatus sottacetonis genome, ATTGCTTCATCAAGAGCATTCGTGTGCAATGACTGTGTATGACCAAGAGCCGCTCCCATTGCTTCCATACAGGTTCTCGATATGTTATTAAACGGGTCTTGTGCTGTAAGTGACCAGCCTGAAGTCTGGCAATGTGTACGAAGTGCCATTGATTTATTGTTTTCTGCACCAAACGATTTTACTATTTTCGCCCAGAGAACACGTGCGGCACGCATTTTTGCCACTTCCATAAAATAATTTTTTCCTATTGCCCAGAAAAATGATAAACGCTTAGCAAAAGAGTCTATAGGCAATCCTGCATTAACACCTGTCCTTATATATTCAAGTCCATCTGCCAGAGTATATCCCAGTTCAATATCAGCAGTAGCACCTGCTTCCTGCATATGATAACCTGATATGGATATACTGTTAAACTTAGGCATATATTTTGTTGTATATTCAAATATATCACCTATTATGCGCATAGACATTTCCGGAGGATAAATATAAGTATTACGAACCATAAATTCTTTCAAAATATCATTTTGAATTGTTCCAGCCATAACTTTCTTATCTACACCCTGTTCTTCTCCTGATAGAATGTAGAAAGCCATTATCGGCAGCACAGCTCCATTCATTGTCATTGATACTGACATTTGATCAAGTGGAATCCCACTGAATAGTATACGCATGTCCAAAATGGAGTCAATAGCAACACCAGCTTTACCTACATCACCCAATACACGAGGATTATCAGAATCATAACCGCGATGTGTCGGTAAATCAAATGCTATAGACAATCCTTTTTGTCCTGCTGCCAAGTTGCGGCGATAAAATGCATTTGATTCTTCTGCTGTAGAAAACCCAGCATACTGGCGTACTGTCCATGGACGAAATACATACATTGTGGAATATGGACCTCTCAGGCATGGAGGAATACCACTGGCAAAATCCAGATGGTTCATATGTGCATACTCATCAAAATTGTACATTGGCTTTACAGGAATATGTTCCATTGTTTTGCCAATTAAATCATCATATTTCATGCCTGTTTCTTTTTCTAAACGTTCTTTCCATTCTTTTTCCGAATGGGATGGTATGTCATTAATTTTTATTTTGCTAAAATCAGGATTTTGAAAAGACATTATTCAACCATACCTTTCTTTTTTTGCAAAAACTGTAAAATTTTATAACAATTTGCTCTGACTGAAATAAAATCATCCACGCCAGCTTTTCGATATACAGGTTCTAAATCCTTAGGAGCAGCGCCAGCTAAATAGAGTTCAGCATCCGGCAGAGCCTTTTTCAGTTTAGGCGCTAATTCTGGCACAATTTCCGGATATGTTTTGTCTGAAGAACATATAACAACAACATCTGCTCCTGACTCTTTAGCCGCTTCAACTGCCTCATCTGTTGTCTTAAAGCCATTGTTTGAAAGGACATCAAATGCCCCTACTTGCAAAAAACTGGTAGAAAAATCTGCTCTGGCTTTATGTTGCGGTATCGGCCCCATATTCGCTAAAAACACTTTGACATTATCATTATTTCTTTCTTTATAATTTTCTGTTACCTTACGCAAAGCTTCATATCTTTCACTCCAACGGTGCGGCATTATTACTTCTATATTTTCACTTACACCATCATATCTCGTATTAAGCGCTTTACGTATTTCAGCAATAGTTGCCCCAGATTTTACTGCCTCTATAGCTGAATCAACCAAATTTTTCTGTGATATATCAGCTAGTTTACTTAGCTTTTCCTGCTTAAATACTTCATCAATATCACTCAAATATTCGTTAATTTCATCTGTACGTTGCTTTTTAAGGGCAACTGTATCTTCCGGACGTTTATCAATCAGTTTTTCTGTCATATTAGGATACATATTATTCCCAACAATACGATCTTTACGAAATTCTGCATTTTTGAATCTTGATTGCAATACTTCAGCGATCTGAGTCTGCGGATATCCTTCCTGAAGGGCCTTGATTAATCCACCTTTTTGTTCTATTAATTGAAATTCTGCCCAAATCTTTTCCTTCATCTGTTTTGTCAGACTTTCAACAGCCCATGAACCACCTGCCGGATCTATCGGTTTTAATAAACCAAACTCTTCTTGAAGCATAATCTGCACATTACGGGCTATACGGCGGGAAAATTCATCACCTTTTCTAATAGGTTCATCAAAAGTTGCATTTTCATATGAATCCACCCCTCCAACAACACCAGAAAAAATTTCCGTAGTATTTCTGAGCATATTTACATAGGGATCATAAACTGTTTTAAAAAACAATGCCGGTCTGGCATGAATATACATACGCTGATCGTTTTCATCTCCGCCAAATGCTTCTACAATTTTTGCCCATATAGGACGAACGGCCCTCAATTTTGCTATCTGGATAAAGAAATTAGCACCCATTGAAAAACCAAAACAAATCTTTGATGCCGCTTGCTTAATTGTCAAACCGCGTTCCTGCATAGCTCTCAAATAAGCTACAGCCATGGATATCGTATATGCCATTTCCTGTACATCATTAGCTCCACCACGACTAAACACATCACTTTTTGCCATAATAGTCCGCAAGTCAGGTGTATTTTTATCAGCCCATAACGCACATTGGTACATTTCATCATACAAATCAGTAAGGGCAGTGTAATTTTTTCCTTGTGCTACCATCTGTCCAATAGGATTCGCGCCTATAAAACCATGCAGTTCTTTCAAATGTTTCCCTGATGCTTGTAATGCCCCTGCAGCCATTGATAAAATAGGCAGTGCCGATGCACCTGCATAAATATATAACCTATATTTCTTCAGATCAAGACCGTTAAGAATATTATGCATATCAGCAAGTGTAGTTATACTACAACCTTCATCACCAACCTTATCGGCATTTTGAGCATCCTCATTCAATATAGTAGCCCTGTCAAGCCTCAAATTATAGATAGTTGATCCCCTGTCAATTTCATGTTTGAGAAGCTCATTATTTTCCTTCGGCAGAGTTTCATCACATGACTGTGCCACACCCCATGGCTGTCCTACATACCCACTTATACGTGAACCACGCATAAAATCATTCATTCCCGGAAAAGAATTTTTGGGTAGGATACTTTCTGTCATAGCCTTGGTATACATAGGTTCAAATGTAATGCCTTCATATGTTTTCGTATACATTTTCTTATCAAATGGTGCACCCTTTAGCAGCGCAATACAGGCATCTTTCCATTCTTCATAAGTAGGCGGAACAAACTCATCAAATGGTACTTTAGGAAAATCTGTTTGTTCGTCCGCTTTTTTCAGCATAGCCTTCAAATCAAGACTGCCGCCTTCATCTTGATTTTTTGTTTCTTCTTTCATCAGAAACCTCCCTCTCAAAATTACAAAATAAAAAAATCTGTCTGCAAGTTCCAGACAGATGATAAATACTAAGCTTTATAAAATTTAGGCAAATAAAAAACCGGCTAAAAAACTAAGCCGGAGAAATAACTATGTAAAATTTTATATGCACAGTAAAAATCTCCTCCCTATCGCTCGCAGGTATAAGCATCAATAAGTTCTGATGCTAACGGTGATGTTAAAACAGGCAGTTCTCCTGGCTTAGACTCATTGTATTTTCAAGCCTTCCCAAAGCATCAGCTTCAGTGGCATAGTTTGAAAAACTCATCTTTACAGTGGCGGGACCGCTTCGGCTTATACCGAATTCCCTATTAAGTCCTAATAGACACCTGTTTTCCTCTATATTCTATTTTCATGTTAATATTAACCGGATTTATTGTATTTGTCAACTATACTTTTTTAGATATTTTTTAATATGACACAGTTATTATGAAAATTATAACATAATGTTTTTTTAATTAATACTTTTTAAATTTTTATTATATTTTTTTACATATAGAAAAATATAAAAGCCCCATATCTTTTTTAGATACAGGGCTTTTTTAACCGAGCTGTAAAATAATTTATTTTACTTCTACAGTTGCGCCGGCTTCTTCTAATTTGCCTTTAATATCAGCAGCTTCATCTTTAGAAACTTTTTCTTTGATAGGAGCAGGTGCACCATCAACTAAAGCTTTAGCTTCTTTTAAGCCAAGACCTGTAATGGCACGTACAGCTTTAATTACATTGATTTTGCTAGCACCAATTGATGCAAGAACTACATCAAATTCAGTTTTTTCTTCAGCAGCAGCACCACCGGCAGCGGGAGCAGCTGCAACAGCAACAGGAGCAGCTGCACTAACACCAAATTTGTCTTCCATAGCTTTTACGAGTTCAGATAATTCAAGAACAGTCATTTCTTCAATGGCCTGCATTATTTCTTCTTTAGTCATTTTAATATCCTCCATAAGATAATTTTTATTAGTTTTATATAGTAATCTGCTTATGCTGATTCTTTTTGTTTACGAATAGCTTCAAGCACATATACAGCGTTGCGAATAGTTCCTTGAAGTACATTGACCATACCGGAAATAGGAGCCTGCATACTGCCAAGCATTTTGGCAATGAGAACTTCGCGAGATGGCAGGGAAGCCAATTCTTTAACTCCAGCTTCATCAATAACTTTACCATCAACTACACCAGCTTTAACAGTTAAAACATCTGTTTTTGCTAAGTTATTTTCCTTAATAAAAGCTTCGATTACCTTTGCTGGTGCAACAGGATCTTCTGCCGAATAAGCAATAGCGGTAGTACCTTCTAAGTAAGGAACCAATTCTTCATATCCCAATTCTTTCACAGCAAAACGCAGCATAGTATTTTTTACTACACGGTAAGTAACACCTGCTTCACGCATTTTTGTACGCAGTTGAGTATCCTGTGAAACATTAAGACCTTTATATCCTGTAAGAACAAGACTTTGTATTTTAGAAAGTTCTTCTTTTAATTCAGCAACAATAGCTTGTTTTTCTGGACGTACTGCCAATGAAAACACCTCCTCTCATACAAAACTAAAACAGCCTGCGACATTCCTGCCGCAGGCTGAATTTAAGATTATATTAAATACTATATATCAAAAATCCATTTAACCTCGGCAGGCTTATCTATTATACTGCGTCTGCAGCACCTGCTGTCTTAAGTTTTATAAGAATTATATTATTCAGCTTTAGAAGTCTTTATAAGCGGGTTAATGTGAATCCCTGGTCCCATAGTTGCAGCTATAGTAACAGATTTCATGTACTGTCCTTTTACAGCAGCTGGTTTTACTTTTACAAGTGTATCAAGTAAAATCTGAAGATTCTCTAATAATTTAGCATTATCAAAAGACGCTTTCCCAATAGGAACATGAATATTTCCCGCTTTATCGGTACGATATTCTATCTTACCTGCTTTGATTTCATTAACAGCTTTAGTTAAATTCATGGTAACAGTGCCTAATTTAGGATTAGGCATTAAGCCACGAGGGCCAAGAAGTTTACCCAAGCGACCAACAACTCCCATCATATCAGGTGTTGCTACTGTAACATCAAAATCAAACCATCCACCCTGAATTTTAGTCACAAATTCATCTGAACCAACAAAATCAGCACCAGCATCTTCTGCTTCCTTAACTTTATCACCCTTAGCAAAAACTAAAACACGTTTTGCCTTGCCTGTACCATGTGGTAAAACTAAAGCACCGCGTACTTGCTGATCAGCATATTTAGGATCTACCCCTAAATGAATGGCAGCTTCTATAGTTTCATCGAATTTTGCTGTAGCTGTTTTCTTTACTAAATCAACTGCTTCAGCAGCATCATAAAACTTATCTTCAATAAGTTTTGCTGCATCTTGATATTTCTTGCCAAATTTGGCCATAAAAAATTCTCCTTTCGTGGTTATAACGGTTTTGCCTCCCACGAGTACAAAATCAATCTACGATTTCAATACCCATGCTACGTGCTGTTCCTTCTATGATGCGGGTAGCAGCCTCAATATCAGCAGCGTTTAAGTCAGGCATTTTTGTTTGTGCTATTTCAACAACTTTTGCACGTGCTAATTTAGCAACTTTTGTTTTATTAGGTTCGCCAGAAGCCTTATCTATGCCAGCAGCTTTTTTTAATAACACAGCAGCTGGCGGCGTCTTAGTGATAAAAGTAAAGGAACGATCCTCAAACACACTAATTTCAACTGGGATAATAAGTCCAGCCTGCTTTGCGGTGCGTTCGTTAAATTCTTTTACAAAAGCCATAATGTTAACCCCGGCCTGTCCTAATGCTGGACCAACTGGAGGAGCTGGAGTAGCTTTACCAGCAGGAACTTGTAACTTTACCATTTTAACAACTTTTTTCGGCATTAATAACACCTCCTTAAACTAAATAGACTATATTTTTTCTATTTGGTCAAAGCCAACTTCAACAGTTGTTTCCCTGCCAAACATATCAATAATAACTTTTACTTTAGATTTATTATAATCAATTTCAGTAACGGTAGCCGCAAAATTTTCGAAAGCTCCTGAATTAATATGTACACTTTCTCCTACTTCAATATCAAGATGAACCTTGCCTTCACCATTTTCATCACAGGATCCTAAAATTTTCTTGACTTCGCCTTCACTAAGAGGAATAGGTTTAGTCCCAGAGCCAACAAACCCCGTTACACCTGGCGTATTCCTAACGACATACCAAGAACGATCACTTACGATCATTTCTACTAATACATACCCAGGGAAAATTTTATGGCTGACCACTTTTTCCTTGCCATTTTTCTTTTCAATTTCATTTTCCATGGGAACTACAATTTTAAATATTTCATCTTCCATTCCCATAGAATGAACTTTTCGTTCCAAATTAGCCTTTACCTTATTTTCATAACCGGAATAAGTATGAATGACATACCATTTTTTTATATTTTCCGTATCAATGGACATTCATTACACCTCCCCGGCACTTAACGTAAAATCAATTCCAAAACTCTGGCAAAAAAATTATCACATATCCAGATGAGAGCACAAACAAATATCACTGCGATAAATACAACGGCTGTATAAGAAGACAATTCTTTACGAGTTGGCCAAACCACTTTCTTCATTTCAAACATGACGCCATTTAAAAATTCTTTTAAATTAAAGCTATGATTCTTTTTTTCTTCAGTTGTCATTTTCTCATCAGCCAAGTTTATTCACATCCTAAAATAAATACATTGTAAAACGCTTCATCTTTATTAGCAGTTATATTATCTGCCAAATTAAGGCCGTCGCACAGTACCGTAAGCTGCAAATAAAACAATAAATTATTTTGTTTCTTTATGTAATGTATGTTTCTTGCAGAACTTACAATATTTATTCATTTCCAATCTATCCGGATCATTCTTTTTGTTTTTATTGGTTTGATAGTTACGCTGTTTGCAAACAGTACAAGCCAAAGTAACAGCATTACGCATTCTTCATGCACTCCTTAATAAAATAATTCTATTATAGACCACAACCTACATTTTCTTCTGAAAATCAGCGGCTGTATATCTTTGTAAAACAAACTATGGGAAAACCTTGCCAATATCATAAACTTTACCATATTCACACTGTAACTGTCAATCAAAAACTGGTAATCAAAACCATTATTCCTTATTTACATAAATAAAACCCCCATTGAAAAGGGGTTACAATTCAGTTCTGGTGGCGGCGCACGGATTTGAACCGCGGACACTGCGGGTATGAACCGCATGCTCTAGCCAACTGAGCTACGCCGCCACATTTTTTTCTGGAGCTGATGACCAGGATTGAACTGGTGACCTTATCCTTACCAAGGATACGCTCTGCCGACTGAGCTACATCAGCATATTGGTTGCGGGGAGAGGACTTGAACCTCTGACCTTCGGGTTATGAGCCCGACGAGCTACCAACTGCTCCACCCCGCGATATTGGAGCTGACGAGAGGACTTGAACCTCCAACCTGCTGATTACAAATCAGCTGCTCTGCCAATTGAGCTACATCAGCCTGTTCAGTTTTTTCAATCGGTCACTGATATAAGATGTTACCACATTCTAACTCATTTGTAAAGAACTTTTTTTATTTTATAAAGCACTTTTACAAATGGTCGGGATGACAGGATTCGAACCTGCGACCTCATCGTCCCGAACGATGCGCGCTACCAAGCTGTGCTACATCCCGTTGGAAACAAAATATATTATACCTTTTTTATTTTAAAAATGCAATACTTTTTTTCATTTTTTTTCATCTGTAAAATTAATAATAACTATTATGCTTTTTAAAAAACTAAAATATTATTTATATTATAATTATGAATAGACTAATATATTGTCTATAGCTAATTTATTATATATAATATATTTATTACTTATTTTATAAATAAACTTCCACATAATAAATTTAGGAGATATGTTATGCTAAAATTAAATAATTTGTCTTTTACTGTAAAAGACGAAAAGGGCTCTAAGGAAATACTAAAAAATATCAATCTAAATATAGATGATAAAAAAACTATCGTAATAACAGGTCCTAATGGCGGAGGTAAATCAACTCTTGCTAAAATAATCATGGGAATAGAAAAGCCTACCTCTGGTGAAATAATATTTAACGGCACAAATATAACCGACTGGGATATAACAAAACGTGCCCAGACAGGAATAAGTTTCGCTTTTCAACAACCTATACGTTTTAAGGGTATAACAGTTAAGGAACTTTTATCACTAGCTGCTGGAGAAGAACTAACTACTAAGGGAGCTTGTGAATATTTGCTTGAGGTAGGATTATGTGCCGCTGATTATGTAGGAAGAGATGTTGACACCTCTCTTTCCGGTGGGGAAATAAAACGTATAGAAATAGCTACTATACTAGCCCGAAAATCTACTAAATTGGCTATTTTTGATGAACCTGAAGCAGGTATTGATCTTTGGAGTTTCCAAAAGCTCATACAAGTCTTTGAAAAAATGCATAATACACATCACACTATTGTAATCATCTCACATCAGGAAAGAATATTAAATATTGCCGATGAAATTATTCTTATAGCTGATGGACATGTAGAACAAATTGGTAAAAAAGACGTAATCATTCCTCGATTAGTATCTATTGCCGGAAGCTGTGACATATATAAAGGAGTGGATAAATAATGGAACAAAAACTTAATGACAGTGAACGTCAGTTACTGGAAACAATTTCTGGTTTGACAAATTTACCTAATGGTGCTTATAACATACGGCTGAATGGTACGCCCTTTGTCCGTGCTTCCAGTGATAATATAACTATTACCAAAAAAACTGATGGCAAGGATGGCATTGATATAAACATAAAATCTGGAACCAAAAATGAAAAAGTATATATTCCTGTTATCATGGATAAATCTGGACAGTCTGAATTGGTTTATAATGACTTTTATATTGGAGATAACTGTGATGTAACTATTATTGCCGGCTGCGGTATAAATAACTGTGGTAGCCATGATTCACAGCATGATGGTATTCATTCATTCTATGTAGGGAAAAATTCCCGAGTAAAGTACATAGAAAAACATTTTGGTGAAGGTGGTGGCACTGGGGAAAAAATTATGAATCCTACTACAATCGTAAATATAGAAGAAAATGGCTACATGGAAATGGAATCAACACAAATCCGTGGTATCAATTCCACTAAACGCATAACTAATGCCCGCGTTAACAAAAATGCCACTTTTATTGTAAAAGAAAAACTTCTAACCCATGAATCACAATATGCTGAAAGTGACTTTCAGGTAGATCTGGATGGGCAGAATTCAAGTGCTAATGTTGTATCACGTGCTGTAGCACAGGATAAATCACGGCAATTGTTTACTGCTAAAATTTATGGAAATAACAAATGCCATGGTCATTCGGAATGTGATGCTATAATAATGGATGAAGCACATATAGCTGCAGTTCCTGAAATAAAGGCAAATGATCCTGGAGCTAATTTAATCCACGAAGCAGCCATTGGGAAAATAGCCGGTGAACAACTTATAAAATTAATGTCTTTAGGACTAACGGAAAAAGAAGCTGAACAACATATAATTGCTGGATTTTTAAAATGACTACTTAGCTATGTGATTTGAATTATTATCCAATATATTTTTTATTTTCATTTTGACAGAAGGTCCTTTTCTTCTGTCATTTTTTTATTATCTGATAGTGTATTAAAAAAAATCTTTATCTAAATCACGCACAAAATCATAATTACCGTATAAATACAGTAAAATATAATAATTAAAAAAGAAACTTTTTCATTATATTTTATAATATTTTTTGTTTTCTTGTGGAAATAAAGTAATAATCAATATTACTTTATTTTTTATGAATGTAATATTGCAAACATATTTTTTTTTCGTTATAATGATTTTTACCGACTTTAAATCGGATGTTCATTTTAAAGTACATATTATAGGAGAAATCATATGGAAAAAGAAGCAGCAAAACAAACCACTTTAAACCCGGAAGAAATTGTCAAAAAAACATCTATTGCCGATGTCTACAGAGCAGCTAAACAGCTCGATGGCATAACACGTCATACCAGATTAATTTATAGTGAATATTTTTCACAAATATCTCATAATGAAATTTACATAAAACCCGAAAACTTACAAAAAACGGGCTCTTTTAAATTACGCGGTGCTTACAATTGTATAAGTCAACTCTCACATAACGAAAAAGCACGTGGCGTAATAGCCGCTTCTGCTGGCAACCATGCCCAGGGAGTTGCCTATGCAGCACAAAAGCTGAAGCTAAAAGCTGTCATCGTTATGCCTGCCACTACCCCTATTTTAAAAGTCGAAGCCACACGTGCTTATGGCGCAGAAGTTGTCCTCTATGGTGATAATTATGATGATGCCTGCGCTAAAGCATATGAACTTGAAAAAAAACATGGTTATGTTTTCATTCATCCATTTAATAATCTGGAAGTATTATTAGGACAGGGTACAACAGCACTGGAAATCATTGACAATTTAAAAGATGTTGACATCATTCTTGTTCCAATAGGTGGAGGTGGCTTTGCCAGCGGCACAGCACTGGCAGCAAAACTAGTAAACCCAACTATAAAAGTCATTGGTGTAGAACCTGAAGGTGCTGCCTGTATGAAAGCTTCATTACAAGCAGGAAAAATAGTAACTCTACCATCAGTTGATACCGTAGCAGAAGGCACAGCCGTAAAAACACCAGGAGAATTAACCTTTGCTTTTATAAAAAAATATGTTGATGAAATAATAACCGTTTCCGAGCTAGAAATAATGTCTGCTCTTCTATCATTAATTGAAAAACACAAGCTGATTGCAGAAGGGGCTGGAGTGTTATCTTTAGCCGCTTTGCAACGACTATCCTGTAAAAATAAAAAAATTGCTGCTATTGTGAGCGGTGGTAATATAGATATATCTACTATATCTGCTTTAATTGACAAGGCTCTGGTTGCTCGTGGTCGTGTATTTTGTTTTAGTGTTAAGCTTCCTGATAAACCAGGTCAACTCTTAGCAATATCACAAATCTTATCTGACCTTAATGCCAATGTCATTCATCTGGATCATAATCAGGCTAAGGTAACCGACAGTTTTGAAAAAGTATTATTAGAAGTAACTGTAGAAACACATAATAGCAATCATATCAGTCAAATAACCGAAACCTTAAAAAAATATGGCTTTCAAATATCTAAAGTATATTGATAATCGTTTCTTATTAAAAATCGTCAGAAGTGCATTTACTGTAGCTCCTGACGATTTTTATTGTTGCTTATATTTCTTTAATATAAGAAATGGTCAATTATAGATAAAATCATATACATATCAAGTCAAAAGGATAAACAGGAAATATACAATAAATCCTGCTTGCTATCATTTTTTTTTATAACTATTAGTGATTTTATTTATAGCATAAGATAATAAGTACAACATTGCTTAAATTGTGTATATTATGATATAATTTAATCAAATATAATATATTAAAATTATGTGAAAATTTATACTTATCAAATATATACAAGTATACTTATATAATATATTTATTCAACTATTGGTTTATTAATGCAATCCCAATCATCTAAACATATTGCATAGCTCTAACAAATATTTCATTATAAATCAATACTGCCTTTATTTTAAATAATTTATCATAATATAAAGTAATATTTTAATCAATACAATGCAAATTAAAATATTATTTACAACACAATTCCCAAAGGAAGAGGTGAAAACTACCGCTTAAAATATTCATATATTTTTAAGTAGTAGATATCATGGAACAAGAAAAATCTAACAAAAACTATTCAACTAATAATTTTGCTTTTCCCATAGAACTGCATTATGTAGATTTTCATCATCCTAATTTTACTATGCCCTTCCACTGGCATGGTGAATATGAGATTCTCTATTTACTAAAAGGAAAATTTCTTTTTTCTCTTAATGAAGACAAACTTGAGGTTTCAGCTGGTGATATAATATTCATTCATGACGATGTTATACATGGAGGTATCCCTCAATCCGATGATTGTATATACGAATACATTGTTTTTGATATGAAAAAATTATTAAATCATAATATAAAATATTATGATTTAATAATTGATATACTTAATCATAAACTCCATATAAACAATTATTTCAATTCACAAAAAACTTCTATACAAAAAATAATTAAACCGCTTTTTAATGCTCTGAGAGAAAAACCACCAGGTTATGAATTTATAACACTTGGTATGCTCTATATGTTTATGGGAACAATACTAAAAAATAAGCTTTACCACCCAGCAAATAATTATGCTATTGCGATAAGCCGACATCATATCTATCAAATAAAACAAGCTTTCCAACTTATAGAACAGGCCTATGACACACCTATTACGCTCAGAGATCTAGCTAAAGCAGCAGGATTTTCTACCAACTATTTTTGTAAATTTTTTCAAAAAATGACCAATCACACTCCTATAGATTATTTGAACTATTACCGCATTGACAGGGCATGTCTAAAACTAATATCTTCGAATACCTCTATAAAGCAAATAGCATTATCATGTGGTTTTAATGATTTAAGTTACTTTATAAAAACCTTTAAAAAATACAGAGGAATGTCACCCCGTAAATATCAAAAAAGCTGCAATATAAAAAAATTAGTTCAATGAATAGCAATATTCATTGGAACATACTCATCTTGCGACAAAATTTATTTTACGACAATAAGGACTTCTGTTTAAATAAACAGAAGTCCTTATTATTTTACAAAACATACTATTCAGCTATTGAGCCAAAGTTTCCCGAACAATGTTATTGACCAGTTTACCATCAGCCTTGCCCTTTACATCAGGCATAAGTTCCTTCATAACTTTGCCCATATCCTTAGAACCTGCTGCTCCAATTTTCTTTATAGTACATTTCACCAACGTCCGAATTTCATCTTCTGACATTTGT is a window encoding:
- the secE gene encoding preprotein translocase subunit SecE — translated: MTTEEKKNHSFNLKEFLNGVMFEMKKVVWPTRKELSSYTAVVFIAVIFVCALIWICDNFFARVLELILR
- the rpmG gene encoding 50S ribosomal protein L33, whose product is MRNAVTLACTVCKQRNYQTNKNKKNDPDRLEMNKYCKFCKKHTLHKETK
- a CDS encoding ABC transporter ATP-binding protein encodes the protein MLKLNNLSFTVKDEKGSKEILKNINLNIDDKKTIVITGPNGGGKSTLAKIIMGIEKPTSGEIIFNGTNITDWDITKRAQTGISFAFQQPIRFKGITVKELLSLAAGEELTTKGACEYLLEVGLCAADYVGRDVDTSLSGGEIKRIEIATILARKSTKLAIFDEPEAGIDLWSFQKLIQVFEKMHNTHHTIVIISHQERILNIADEIILIADGHVEQIGKKDVIIPRLVSIAGSCDIYKGVDK
- a CDS encoding SufB/SufD family protein; its protein translation is MEQKLNDSERQLLETISGLTNLPNGAYNIRLNGTPFVRASSDNITITKKTDGKDGIDINIKSGTKNEKVYIPVIMDKSGQSELVYNDFYIGDNCDVTIIAGCGINNCGSHDSQHDGIHSFYVGKNSRVKYIEKHFGEGGGTGEKIMNPTTIVNIEENGYMEMESTQIRGINSTKRITNARVNKNATFIVKEKLLTHESQYAESDFQVDLDGQNSSANVVSRAVAQDKSRQLFTAKIYGNNKCHGHSECDAIIMDEAHIAAVPEIKANDPGANLIHEAAIGKIAGEQLIKLMSLGLTEKEAEQHIIAGFLK
- the ilvA gene encoding threonine ammonia-lyase yields the protein MEKEAAKQTTLNPEEIVKKTSIADVYRAAKQLDGITRHTRLIYSEYFSQISHNEIYIKPENLQKTGSFKLRGAYNCISQLSHNEKARGVIAASAGNHAQGVAYAAQKLKLKAVIVMPATTPILKVEATRAYGAEVVLYGDNYDDACAKAYELEKKHGYVFIHPFNNLEVLLGQGTTALEIIDNLKDVDIILVPIGGGGFASGTALAAKLVNPTIKVIGVEPEGAACMKASLQAGKIVTLPSVDTVAEGTAVKTPGELTFAFIKKYVDEIITVSELEIMSALLSLIEKHKLIAEGAGVLSLAALQRLSCKNKKIAAIVSGGNIDISTISALIDKALVARGRVFCFSVKLPDKPGQLLAISQILSDLNANVIHLDHNQAKVTDSFEKVLLEVTVETHNSNHISQITETLKKYGFQISKVY
- a CDS encoding AraC family transcriptional regulator encodes the protein MEQEKSNKNYSTNNFAFPIELHYVDFHHPNFTMPFHWHGEYEILYLLKGKFLFSLNEDKLEVSAGDIIFIHDDVIHGGIPQSDDCIYEYIVFDMKKLLNHNIKYYDLIIDILNHKLHINNYFNSQKTSIQKIIKPLFNALREKPPGYEFITLGMLYMFMGTILKNKLYHPANNYAIAISRHHIYQIKQAFQLIEQAYDTPITLRDLAKAAGFSTNYFCKFFQKMTNHTPIDYLNYYRIDRACLKLISSNTSIKQIALSCGFNDLSYFIKTFKKYRGMSPRKYQKSCNIKKLVQ